Proteins from a genomic interval of Rhodothermus marinus:
- the tesB gene encoding acyl-CoA thioesterase II → MSEPVDHLLHLLNLERIEENIFRGPSRDIGSPTVFGGQVLGQALRAAAYTVPPERRAHSLHAYFILPGDPNAPIVYLVERLRDGRSFTTRRVTAIQHGRPIFNLSASFQIEEPGVEHQDPMPEVPPPEELISEAELRRRLAEQVPEVLRPFLLHERPIEIRPVEPVNLLFPEKRPPRRHAWIRAAGRLPDKDLALHQSVLAYASDFGLMGTAMLPHGLSFLQPHVQAASLDHAMWFYRPFRADEWLLFAMESPVAAHARGLNRGLFFRRDGTLVAAVVQEGLMRIRSD, encoded by the coding sequence ATGAGCGAACCGGTCGATCACCTGCTGCACCTGCTGAATCTGGAACGCATCGAAGAGAACATCTTCCGCGGACCGAGCCGCGACATCGGGAGCCCCACCGTGTTCGGGGGTCAGGTGCTCGGCCAGGCCCTGCGGGCGGCCGCCTACACGGTACCGCCCGAACGCCGGGCGCATTCGCTCCACGCCTATTTCATCCTGCCCGGCGACCCGAACGCCCCCATCGTCTATCTGGTCGAGCGGCTGCGCGACGGACGGAGCTTCACCACGCGCCGCGTGACGGCCATTCAGCACGGCCGCCCGATTTTCAACCTGTCCGCTTCGTTTCAGATCGAAGAGCCCGGCGTGGAACACCAGGATCCCATGCCCGAGGTGCCCCCGCCGGAAGAGTTGATCTCCGAAGCCGAGCTGCGGCGCCGGCTCGCCGAGCAGGTGCCCGAAGTGCTCCGGCCGTTTCTGCTGCACGAACGCCCCATCGAGATCCGTCCGGTCGAGCCCGTCAACCTGCTGTTTCCCGAAAAGCGTCCACCGCGGCGCCATGCCTGGATCCGCGCGGCCGGCCGGCTTCCCGACAAAGACCTTGCACTGCATCAGAGCGTGCTCGCCTACGCGTCGGATTTCGGGCTCATGGGCACGGCCATGCTGCCGCACGGCCTGTCGTTCCTGCAACCGCACGTGCAGGCCGCCAGCCTGGATCATGCCATGTGGTTCTACCGGCCGTTCCGCGCCGACGAATGGCTGCTGTTCGCCATGGAAAGCCCGGTGGCGGCCCACGCCCGGGGACTGAACCGCGGCCTGTTCTTCCGACGCGACGGCACGCTCGTGGCCGCCGTCGTCCAGGAAGGCCTCATGCGCATCCGGTCGGATTGA
- the recG gene encoding ATP-dependent DNA helicase RecG, translated as MADLNILSTEVRYLAGVGPRRAEALARVGVRTVRDLLHYFPRRYLDRTTIVPLRRLDERMGSVTVVGTVRVAGVVEGKGRKRFELILEDESGGRLKCVWFNRLNWVAKAFKPGDRVAFHGKVQRFGYTFSMTHPDFDRLDGEGAALATGRIIALYPGGAALEKVGLTSRTFRRILYTFFKQHGLKLPEILPEWIRTRYGLMDGRVALRAVHFPRSQAELAQARERLKFEELFFIQLMLARTKQIRQAVAGPRFGPPGERFHCFLNEILPFELTNAQKRALEDIIRDTTSGLQMNRLIQGDVGSGKTVVAMAAILHAVDNGYQSAFMVPTEILAEQHYANMRRYLEPLGVEVRLLLGGQRKSLREEILADLAEGRAHVAVGTHAVIQETVQFHRLGLAIVDEQHRFGVVQRAELFNKGENPHMLLMTATPIPRSLAMTLYGDLDVSIIDERPAGRKPVITWIRSEKRRGEVYAFLREQLRQGRQAYVVYPLVEESEKMDLQDAENGYRRLKELFRPYRVDLIHGRMLPYEKEEAMERFKNGETDILVATTVIEVGVDVPNATVMIIEHAERFGLSQLHQLRGRVGRGAEQSYCILMVDHRRTAEAEERLRVMAETDDGFKISEMDLKLRGAGDFFGTRQSGLPDLKIADITQDQPILIKAREAAFELIRRDPSLEAPEHAMLRAYYDRFYATRSLGFARVG; from the coding sequence GCATGGGGTCCGTGACGGTGGTCGGAACCGTGCGCGTGGCGGGTGTGGTGGAGGGCAAAGGCCGCAAACGGTTCGAGCTGATCCTGGAGGACGAGAGCGGCGGCCGCCTGAAGTGCGTCTGGTTCAACCGCCTGAACTGGGTGGCGAAGGCCTTCAAGCCGGGCGATCGGGTGGCCTTTCATGGTAAGGTGCAGCGCTTCGGCTACACGTTCTCGATGACGCATCCGGACTTCGATCGGCTCGACGGCGAGGGGGCCGCGCTGGCCACCGGCCGCATCATCGCTCTGTATCCAGGCGGTGCCGCGCTGGAAAAAGTCGGGCTCACCAGCCGCACGTTCCGACGCATCCTGTACACGTTCTTCAAGCAGCACGGGCTGAAGCTTCCGGAGATCCTTCCCGAATGGATCCGCACGCGCTACGGGCTGATGGACGGTCGCGTGGCGCTTCGGGCCGTGCACTTCCCGCGGAGCCAGGCGGAGCTGGCCCAGGCCCGTGAGCGGCTCAAGTTCGAGGAGCTGTTCTTCATCCAGCTCATGCTGGCACGCACGAAGCAGATCCGCCAGGCCGTGGCCGGACCCCGCTTCGGACCGCCCGGCGAGCGGTTTCATTGCTTCCTGAATGAAATCCTTCCCTTCGAGCTGACAAACGCCCAGAAGCGGGCTCTGGAGGACATCATCCGCGACACCACCTCGGGCCTGCAGATGAACCGGCTCATCCAGGGCGACGTGGGGAGCGGCAAGACCGTGGTCGCCATGGCGGCCATCCTGCACGCGGTGGACAACGGCTACCAGAGCGCCTTCATGGTGCCCACCGAAATCCTGGCCGAGCAGCACTACGCGAACATGCGCCGCTACCTGGAGCCGCTGGGCGTCGAGGTGCGGCTGCTGCTGGGCGGGCAACGCAAGTCGCTTCGTGAAGAAATTCTGGCCGATCTGGCCGAAGGTCGGGCGCACGTGGCCGTGGGCACGCACGCGGTGATTCAGGAGACCGTGCAGTTCCATCGGCTGGGACTGGCCATCGTGGACGAGCAGCACCGCTTCGGCGTGGTGCAGCGGGCCGAGCTGTTCAACAAGGGCGAGAACCCGCACATGCTGCTCATGACGGCCACGCCGATCCCGCGTTCGCTGGCCATGACGCTCTACGGCGACCTGGACGTGTCGATCATCGACGAGCGGCCGGCCGGACGCAAACCCGTCATCACATGGATCCGCTCCGAAAAACGCCGGGGCGAGGTGTACGCCTTTCTCCGCGAACAACTCCGCCAGGGACGTCAGGCCTATGTGGTCTATCCGCTCGTCGAGGAGAGCGAAAAAATGGACCTCCAGGACGCCGAGAACGGCTACCGACGGCTCAAGGAGCTGTTTCGGCCCTACCGCGTGGACCTGATCCATGGCCGCATGCTGCCCTACGAGAAGGAGGAGGCCATGGAGCGGTTCAAAAACGGTGAGACCGACATCCTGGTGGCCACAACGGTGATCGAGGTGGGGGTCGATGTGCCAAACGCAACGGTGATGATCATCGAGCACGCCGAGCGGTTCGGGCTGAGCCAGCTGCACCAGCTCCGGGGACGGGTCGGGCGCGGGGCCGAGCAGAGCTACTGCATCCTGATGGTGGACCACCGGCGCACGGCCGAAGCCGAAGAACGTCTCCGGGTGATGGCCGAGACGGACGACGGCTTCAAGATCAGCGAGATGGATCTGAAGCTACGCGGGGCGGGCGACTTTTTCGGCACGCGCCAGAGCGGACTGCCGGATCTGAAGATCGCCGACATCACCCAGGACCAGCCGATCCTGATCAAAGCGCGTGAGGCCGCCTTCGAGCTGATCCGTCGCGACCCCAGCCTTGAGGCGCCCGAGCACGCCATGCTCCGCGCCTACTACGACCGCTTCTACGCCACGCGCTCGCTGGGTTTTGCGCGGGTGGGTTGA
- a CDS encoding SDR family NAD(P)-dependent oxidoreductase, whose product MALEIDLSGRVALVTGASRGIGRALAEGLAQAGATVAVHYHRNREAAEALAARLGHGARAFGADLADVAACHRLFDDVLAAYGRLDVLVNNAGVAIGAELDASVETWQDAWERTMAVNLRAPELLCRLAIQQFLKQGGGRIINIASRAAFRGDTPEYMAYAASKGGLVALTRSIARSPKLGRAGIRAFVVAPGFTRTDMAQDFIDRYGPEIALGDIALERLTEPEDLAPIVVLLASGLADHATGCTIDVNAGSYVH is encoded by the coding sequence ATGGCGCTGGAGATCGATCTGAGCGGGCGCGTGGCGCTCGTGACGGGCGCCAGCCGGGGTATCGGCCGGGCACTGGCCGAGGGGCTGGCGCAGGCCGGCGCGACGGTGGCCGTGCACTACCACCGAAACCGCGAGGCGGCCGAAGCGCTGGCCGCCCGCCTGGGCCACGGCGCCCGTGCCTTCGGGGCCGATCTGGCCGACGTGGCCGCCTGCCATCGCCTGTTCGACGACGTGCTGGCCGCCTACGGCCGCCTGGACGTGCTCGTCAACAATGCCGGCGTGGCGATCGGGGCTGAACTGGACGCGTCCGTCGAGACCTGGCAGGACGCCTGGGAGCGCACGATGGCCGTCAACCTCCGAGCGCCGGAGCTGCTCTGCCGCCTGGCCATTCAGCAGTTTCTGAAGCAGGGCGGCGGCCGCATTATCAACATCGCCTCGCGGGCAGCCTTCCGGGGCGACACGCCCGAATACATGGCCTACGCCGCCTCCAAAGGCGGTCTGGTGGCGCTGACGCGCTCGATCGCCCGAAGCCCGAAGCTGGGCCGCGCCGGCATCCGCGCCTTCGTGGTGGCCCCTGGCTTCACGCGCACCGACATGGCGCAGGACTTCATCGACCGCTACGGCCCCGAAATTGCCCTGGGCGACATTGCGCTGGAGCGGCTGACCGAGCCCGAAGATCTGGCGCCCATCGTGGTGCTACTGGCCAGCGGACTGGCCGACCACGCCACCGGCTGCACGATCGACGTGAACGCCGGCAGTTACGTCCACTGA
- a CDS encoding DUF2283 domain-containing protein, producing the protein MNIIYDRQTDTLTIVFTEATVAESDEAAPGVILDFDAAGNLVALELLNASRRVTHPQQVTLQVTPTP; encoded by the coding sequence ATGAACATCATCTACGACCGCCAGACCGACACGCTGACGATCGTTTTCACCGAAGCGACCGTGGCCGAAAGCGACGAAGCCGCACCGGGCGTCATCCTGGACTTTGATGCAGCCGGCAATCTGGTGGCCCTGGAGCTGCTGAACGCTTCCCGACGGGTCACCCATCCCCAACAGGTTACCCTGCAGGTCACACCAACGCCGTAG